Proteins from a single region of Candidatus Equadaptatus faecalis:
- the queA gene encoding tRNA preQ1(34) S-adenosylmethionine ribosyltransferase-isomerase QueA, producing the protein MKPDFNKTSTFDYPLDQSLIAQNPASPRDSARLMVIKKGSTEFEHRIFRDVTEYLRPGDLLVMNDTRVLPARLEGRKNGDGAKVEIFFLSPVSENQGKWTALVKPGRKLPEGTKVTFSGGSVVTVGERLEDGLRYVYFAESDNALDVIHKNGQTPLPHYITESTADAEEYQTVYSKLEKENSVASPTAGLHFTNELLEKIYASGVEHVFVTLQVGLGTFRPVKSDNVDDHIMHFELCEISAETAEKINRAKAEGRRVVAVGTTVVRTLESFARETGKIEPGIMNSNLFIRPGFEFKIVDALITNFHLPKSTLLMLVSAFAGYDTIMAAYKTAMKERYRVFSFGDATFIQ; encoded by the coding sequence ATGAAGCCTGATTTTAACAAAACCTCAACCTTTGATTATCCTCTTGACCAGTCGCTCATTGCGCAGAACCCCGCGTCTCCTCGCGACTCCGCGCGGCTTATGGTAATCAAAAAAGGCAGCACGGAATTTGAACACAGAATTTTCCGCGACGTAACGGAATATCTCCGTCCGGGCGACCTGCTCGTTATGAACGATACGAGAGTGCTCCCCGCGCGTCTTGAAGGAAGAAAAAACGGTGACGGGGCAAAGGTTGAAATATTTTTTCTCTCGCCTGTTTCTGAAAATCAGGGCAAATGGACTGCTCTTGTGAAACCCGGGCGCAAGCTTCCCGAAGGTACGAAAGTAACTTTTTCGGGCGGCTCGGTCGTTACCGTCGGCGAACGTCTTGAAGACGGTCTGCGCTACGTATATTTTGCAGAGAGCGACAACGCGCTGGACGTCATACACAAAAACGGACAGACGCCGCTTCCTCACTACATCACGGAAAGTACGGCAGACGCCGAAGAATATCAGACAGTCTATTCAAAGCTTGAAAAAGAGAACTCCGTTGCTTCGCCCACGGCGGGACTGCATTTTACAAACGAACTGCTTGAAAAAATATACGCCTCAGGTGTAGAGCACGTCTTCGTAACGCTTCAGGTAGGGCTCGGAACGTTCAGACCTGTCAAAAGCGACAATGTTGACGACCATATAATGCACTTTGAACTTTGCGAAATATCTGCCGAAACGGCGGAAAAAATCAACCGCGCAAAAGCGGAAGGCCGCAGGGTGGTAGCGGTCGGGACGACAGTTGTCCGCACGCTTGAAAGCTTTGCGCGTGAAACAGGGAAAATTGAGCCTGGCATAATGAATTCAAACCTCTTTATCCGCCCAGGATTTGAGTTTAAAATAGTTGACGCGCTGATAACAAACTTTCACCTGCCGAAAAGTACGCTGCTTATGCTCGTCTCTGCGTTTGCAGGCTATGATACGATAATGGCGGCATACAAAACGGCAATGAAAGAACGCTATCGTGTCTTTTCATTCGGTGACGCAACATTCATACAATAA
- a CDS encoding SpoIID/LytB domain-containing protein, whose translation MKKIVFAAFAITLALCTVCFAEESFDEGFEGYILTHVKKEMSPGWNIEALKAQAVLARTFELNAGRGNCTASADFSLDDGPVRAVKETAGLVLKYDGQPAAVFYHADSGGITTGNSDVWGGKALPYLTAKPDKFPQGTDSSWTKTISREELEKCLNNAGFSIGTPLAFSNVKRDASGRIASLEIRGSSGKASLNGNKFRILTGLKSTLVNFGGGAPVVSAPRKTAYVPAFGRKRVIDRSTMPEDKRAQLNWFADNRLFSVEEFMRMLAKPEKIDEYIELGMRRLDTANNVVAQSVSGGSGTAEKTEKAQDIQPAAQFGEYGIGETVTFSGKGWGHGVGLPQRQAKAMAENGWDCRQILEYYFPGLILEHY comes from the coding sequence ATGAAAAAAATTGTGTTCGCAGCGTTTGCGATTACTCTTGCTTTATGCACGGTATGTTTTGCTGAAGAAAGTTTTGACGAAGGCTTTGAAGGCTACATACTGACTCACGTCAAAAAAGAAATGAGCCCTGGCTGGAATATTGAGGCTCTCAAAGCCCAGGCGGTGCTTGCCCGCACGTTTGAGCTTAACGCCGGACGCGGAAACTGCACGGCTTCTGCGGATTTTTCGCTTGACGACGGCCCCGTACGCGCTGTAAAGGAAACAGCAGGGCTTGTCCTGAAATACGACGGACAGCCTGCGGCTGTTTTTTATCATGCGGACAGCGGCGGAATAACTACGGGAAACAGCGATGTGTGGGGAGGAAAGGCGCTGCCGTATCTTACCGCAAAACCTGACAAATTTCCGCAGGGAACAGACAGCTCCTGGACTAAAACAATCAGCAGGGAAGAACTTGAAAAATGCCTTAACAACGCCGGCTTTTCAATAGGCACGCCGCTTGCCTTTTCAAACGTAAAACGCGACGCAAGCGGACGAATAGCCTCTCTTGAAATCAGGGGCAGCAGCGGAAAAGCATCGCTTAACGGAAACAAATTCCGCATACTGACAGGACTTAAAAGCACGCTTGTAAATTTCGGCGGCGGTGCGCCCGTCGTTTCAGCACCGCGAAAAACGGCATACGTTCCGGCGTTCGGAAGAAAAAGAGTGATAGACCGCAGTACTATGCCTGAGGATAAACGGGCGCAGCTGAACTGGTTTGCGGACAACAGACTTTTCAGCGTTGAAGAATTCATGCGAATGCTTGCAAAGCCTGAGAAAATTGACGAATATATAGAACTTGGCATGAGAAGGCTTGATACAGCCAATAACGTGGTTGCGCAGTCTGTCTCCGGCGGAAGCGGAACAGCTGAAAAAACTGAAAAGGCACAGGATATTCAGCCTGCGGCGCAGTTTGGCGAATACGGCATAGGAGAAACCGTAACTTTCAGCGGAAAAGGCTGGGGACACGGCGTCGGACTTCCGCAGAGACAGGCAAAGGCAATGGCTGAAAACGGCTGGGACTGCCGGCAGATTCTTGAATATTATTTTCCTGGGCTCATACTGGAGCATTACTGA
- a CDS encoding DUF2905 domain-containing protein — translation MQQLGKTLIFFGLLLTAAGCIFLLAGKLSLPFGRLPGDISYHGKKVTVFAPFGTMLLVSVVLSLLLKFFSRFK, via the coding sequence ATGCAACAGCTCGGCAAAACGCTGATATTTTTCGGACTGCTGCTCACGGCTGCCGGCTGTATTTTTCTGCTTGCAGGGAAACTTTCGCTTCCGTTCGGGCGTCTGCCCGGAGACATTTCATATCACGGCAAAAAAGTTACGGTATTTGCGCCGTTCGGCACAATGCTGCTTGTTAGCGTCGTACTTTCGCTTCTTCTGAAATTCTTTTCGAGGTTTAAATAA
- the ruvB gene encoding Holliday junction branch migration DNA helicase RuvB, with product MYPDTDDKLMERMRYEPERDFDVQSLRPAALEEFVGQSELKDKLSIFMTAALQREEPLDHVLFYGPPGLGKTTLAGIIAKEMHGSLRVTTGPALERAGDLAALLSNIQPGDVLFIDEIHRMPANVEEILYPAMEDFSLSIITGKGPLARSISLTLPKFTLIGATTRLGLLSSPLRARFGICEQLKLYTPEELTAIVRRGASVLGIGINDDAAEEIGLRSRGTPRVALRFLRRVRDVAEVKGLATIDRTTANEALNMLGVDDQGLDDSDRKYLKAVVELFEGGPVGLSTLAAALNEDTRTIEDIYEPYLIQKGLIERTPRGRKATKASWGYLGKPVPSDFVQYQQTQLLDTDGE from the coding sequence ATGTATCCCGATACTGACGATAAGCTTATGGAAAGAATGCGTTACGAACCTGAACGCGATTTTGACGTTCAGTCGCTGCGCCCTGCCGCGCTTGAAGAATTTGTGGGGCAGTCGGAACTGAAAGACAAACTCAGCATATTTATGACCGCGGCTCTTCAGCGTGAGGAACCGCTTGACCACGTGCTGTTCTACGGTCCTCCGGGGCTTGGCAAAACAACGCTTGCCGGAATTATCGCCAAAGAAATGCACGGCAGTCTCCGCGTTACGACCGGACCGGCTCTTGAACGCGCAGGCGACCTTGCCGCGCTGCTTTCGAACATACAGCCCGGAGACGTGCTTTTCATAGACGAAATACACAGAATGCCTGCCAACGTTGAGGAAATACTCTATCCGGCGATGGAAGATTTTTCGCTGTCAATTATTACCGGCAAAGGTCCTCTTGCGAGGAGCATTTCGCTCACGCTTCCGAAATTTACGCTTATAGGGGCTACGACGCGGCTTGGTTTGCTTAGTTCGCCGCTCCGCGCACGTTTCGGGATATGCGAACAGCTTAAGCTCTACACGCCGGAGGAACTGACCGCTATTGTAAGACGCGGCGCATCCGTGCTCGGCATAGGAATAAATGACGACGCAGCGGAGGAAATCGGTCTCCGTTCGCGCGGCACGCCCCGTGTTGCGCTGCGTTTCCTGCGCCGTGTGCGCGACGTTGCGGAAGTCAAGGGGCTGGCAACGATTGACAGAACAACCGCCAACGAAGCGCTTAATATGCTCGGCGTTGACGATCAGGGACTTGACGACAGCGACAGAAAATATCTGAAAGCTGTTGTGGAGCTGTTTGAAGGAGGTCCTGTCGGGCTTTCAACGTTAGCCGCCGCCCTTAATGAAGACACGAGAACCATAGAAGACATCTACGAGCCGTATCTGATACAGAAAGGGCTTATAGAACGCACCCCGCGCGGACGCAAGGCTACAAAAGCATCGTGGGGCTATCTCGGCAAACCGGTGCCGTCTGATTTTGTGCAGTATCAGCAGACTCAGCTGCTTGATACGGACGGGGAATAA
- a CDS encoding Holliday junction branch migration protein RuvA: MISSLRGKVLSVTDDSIILDVSGFGIQLFVSKALINNAVAGEDLSCPAYMQISDAGVSMFGFADEREKELFLELVQVKTVGGKLAITVLRHNNFDDVVQAITSESPRMLTAPGLGAKRAERICFELKNKIEKKFPGAGGGSVSSFAAGGFDNSVMDALVGLGFSQSEAARAVALSKGMADPEKEWTESELLRSSLSMLQRR, from the coding sequence ATGATAAGTTCGCTTCGCGGAAAGGTGCTTTCCGTAACTGACGACAGCATAATACTTGACGTTTCCGGTTTCGGAATACAGCTTTTCGTTTCGAAAGCGCTGATTAACAATGCCGTAGCCGGCGAAGATCTCAGCTGCCCTGCGTACATGCAGATAAGCGACGCAGGCGTCAGTATGTTTGGTTTTGCCGACGAAAGGGAAAAGGAACTTTTCCTTGAACTGGTGCAGGTGAAAACCGTAGGCGGAAAGCTTGCGATTACAGTTTTGAGACACAACAATTTTGACGACGTTGTACAGGCGATTACAAGCGAATCGCCTCGTATGCTTACAGCCCCGGGGCTTGGCGCAAAACGCGCCGAACGCATCTGCTTCGAGCTTAAAAACAAAATCGAAAAGAAATTTCCCGGAGCAGGCGGTGGTTCCGTTTCTTCATTTGCCGCCGGAGGCTTTGACAATTCCGTCATGGACGCGCTTGTCGGACTCGGCTTTTCGCAGAGCGAAGCCGCCCGTGCTGTTGCCCTTTCAAAAGGCATGGCTGACCCGGAAAAAGAGTGGACGGAATCCGAACTGCTCAGGTCGTCTCTCAGTATGCTTCAGAGGCGTTAA
- the ruvC gene encoding crossover junction endodeoxyribonuclease RuvC, with product MTTNTQNKPKRALGIDPGLGTCGYGVISQIGNRLVCETYGVIKTPTKISVTQRLKCLYDELHIILDQYRPEVFAVEKLFFGRNVTTAEMVWEARGIILLYASELGLEPYELKPADVKMAVCGYGLAEKIQVQGMVAKILGLPKRPTPDDAADALAIAIAGMTASNFDNSLLRGL from the coding sequence TTGACGACTAATACGCAAAATAAGCCGAAACGAGCCCTGGGCATTGACCCGGGGCTTGGCACTTGCGGCTACGGAGTAATTTCGCAGATCGGAAACAGGCTCGTATGCGAAACGTACGGCGTTATCAAGACGCCCACAAAAATTTCGGTTACGCAGCGTCTGAAATGCCTTTACGACGAGCTGCACATAATTCTTGACCAGTACCGGCCCGAGGTTTTTGCCGTTGAAAAACTGTTCTTCGGCAGAAACGTAACGACCGCTGAAATGGTCTGGGAGGCGCGCGGAATAATTCTGCTGTACGCTTCCGAACTCGGACTTGAACCGTATGAACTGAAGCCAGCTGACGTTAAAATGGCGGTATGCGGCTACGGGCTTGCGGAAAAAATACAGGTTCAGGGAATGGTAGCGAAAATTCTCGGACTTCCGAAACGTCCGACCCCTGATGACGCCGCCGACGCTTTGGCAATAGCCATCGCGGGTATGACCGCTTCCAATTTTGACAACAGTCTTCTGAGAGGGTTGTAA
- a CDS encoding YebC/PmpR family DNA-binding transcriptional regulator encodes MSGHSHWAGIKRRKEAQDAKRGVAFQKLIKDIIAAAREGGGDPNANFRLKVAIDRAKAGNVPADNIDRGIKRGTGELGGPMEEIYYEGYGPDGVAVMVDAMTDNRNRTAPVMRSLFTKCGGQIGEMGCVAWNFDRKGIIQIVGEGIDEEELLMAVLDAGGDDMTTGEEGFEVNCEATMLAKVAQALKDAGYNVESMEIAMIPKNTVTITTKEKAQKMLSLVERFEEDDDVQAVYANFVIADDVLAQLDD; translated from the coding sequence ATGTCAGGACATTCACACTGGGCAGGTATCAAACGCCGTAAAGAAGCACAGGACGCAAAAAGAGGAGTAGCTTTCCAGAAACTTATTAAGGATATAATCGCAGCCGCGAGAGAAGGCGGCGGAGACCCGAACGCCAACTTCCGTCTTAAAGTCGCAATAGACAGGGCAAAAGCCGGCAACGTTCCTGCGGACAACATCGACCGCGGAATCAAAAGAGGAACAGGAGAACTCGGCGGACCGATGGAAGAAATCTACTACGAAGGTTACGGTCCGGACGGAGTCGCGGTTATGGTTGACGCTATGACCGACAACCGCAACAGAACGGCTCCTGTTATGCGTTCGCTCTTCACGAAGTGCGGCGGACAGATCGGTGAAATGGGCTGCGTTGCATGGAACTTTGACCGCAAAGGCATAATCCAGATTGTCGGCGAAGGCATTGACGAAGAAGAATTGCTGATGGCAGTTCTCGACGCAGGCGGAGACGACATGACGACAGGAGAAGAAGGCTTTGAAGTCAACTGCGAAGCCACTATGCTCGCAAAAGTCGCCCAGGCGCTCAAAGACGCAGGCTACAACGTGGAATCAATGGAAATCGCAATGATTCCAAAAAACACGGTCACAATCACCACGAAAGAAAAAGCTCAGAAAATGCTCTCGCTGGTAGAGCGTTTTGAAGAAGACGACGACGTTCAGGCTGTTTACGCGAACTTTGTAATAGCGGACGACGTTCTTGCACAGCTTGACGACTAA